One stretch of Mobula birostris isolate sMobBir1 chromosome 5, sMobBir1.hap1, whole genome shotgun sequence DNA includes these proteins:
- the LOC140198336 gene encoding uncharacterized protein produces MPFTCSDCGKEFTRSFNLLRHQLVHTGEKPFICCDCGKGFIRSSQLKKHQRIHTGEKLFTCSECGKGFNRSNQLKAHQRVHTGASPFTCSECGKGFTYSSKLQRHRLVHTGERPFTCSECGKAFTESSKLQTHQLVHTREKPFTCSVCEKGFTRSSQLKEHQRIHTGEKPFTCSDCGMKFTRLTQLNVHQRAHTGEKPFSCSECGKRFTWSFQLQKHHQIHTREKPLTCSECGKGFTRSIQLKAHQRVHTGASPFTCSECGKAFTYSSTLQRHRLVHTGERLFTCSLCEKGFTRSSQLKEHQRIHTGEKPFTCSVCGMKFTHLTQLNIHQQIHAGEKPFNCSDCGKRFIRSSELNAHECFHAGEKPSICSDSGKRFTLSFCLLRHQLVHTGEKPFICSECGKVFAGSSDLKMHQRVHMGERPFTCSDCGKEFNHSSTLQRHRLLHTGERPFTCSECGRGFTQSSNLLSHQRIHTGERPFTCSDCGKTFAHSSTLQRHRLVHTGERPFTCSECGKGFTRSSTLQRHQLVHTEEKPPS; encoded by the coding sequence atgccgttcacctgctcagactgtgggaaggagtTCACTCGGTCCTTtaacctactgagacaccagttggttcacactggggagaaaccattcatctgttgtgactgtgggaagggattcattcggtCATCGCAACTGAAgaaacatcagcgaattcacactggggagaaactgtTCACGTGTTCtgaatgtggaaagggattcaatCGGTCAAACcaactgaaggcacatcagcgagttcacactggggcgagtccattcacttgctctgaatgtgggaagggattcacatatTCATCGAAACTACAGAGACACCGGctggttcacactggggagagaccgttcacctgctctgaatgtgggaaggcattcactgaGTCATCGAAACTACAGACGCACCAGCTGgttcacaccagggagaaaccgttcacctgctcagtctgtgagaagggattcactcggtcatctcaactgaaggaacatcagcgaattcacaccggggaaaaaccgttcacttgctcagactgtgggatgaAATTCACTCGTTTAACTCAACTGAACGTACATCAGCGagctcacactggggagaaaccattcagctgctctgaatgtgggaagagattcacttggtcattTCAACTACAGAAACATCATCAAATTCACACTCGGGAGAAACCACTCacctgttctgaatgtgggaagggattcactcggtcaatccaactgaaggcacatcagcgagttcacactggggcgagtccattcacctgctctgaatgtgggaaggcattcacataTTCATCCACCCTGCAGAGACACCGGctggttcacactggggagagacttTTCACCTGCTCACtatgtgagaagggattcactcggtcatctcaactgaaggaacatcagcgaattcacactggggaaaaaccattcacttgctcagtctgtgggatgaAATTCACTCACTTAACTCAACTGAACATACATCAACAAATTCAcgctggggagaaaccattcaactgctcagactgtggaaagcgATTCATTCGGTCATCTGAACTGAATGCACATGAGTGCTTTCACGCTGGGGAGAAACCGTCCAtttgctcagacagtgggaaaaGATTTACTCTTTCATTTtgtctactgagacaccagttagttcacactggggagaaaccattcatctgctcagaatgtgggaaggtgTTTGCTGGGTCATCAGACTTGAAaatgcatcagcgagttcacatgggggagaggccgttcacctgctctgattGTGGGAAAGAATTCAATCACTCATCCACACTACAGAGACACCGGCTGCTTcatactggggagagaccgttcacctgctctgaatgtgggaggggattcactcagtcatccaacctttTGTCGCATCAGCGaatccacactggggagaggccgttcacctgctcagactgtgggaagacattcgctcactcatccaccctacagagacaccggctggttcacactggggagaggccgttcacctgctctgaatgtgggaagggattcactcggtcatccaccctacagagacaccagctaGTTCACACTGAGGAGAAACCACCTTCttag